The Paenibacillus amylolyticus genome contains the following window.
ATCTTTGTGACTAGCGCCTATACATAATGAATTAATAGATTCGGAAGGGGATAATATTCTTCTTTCTATTACATTTTCGGCAATAGATTTCACAACTTTTTCAGCAATTATAGGATCGTTTTTAATGCCCGAAAATTCGTCTCTAGGAACGTCTAACAATATAGATTTAGGATAATTCCCAGCACTAATCAAAAATAACACTTTATACTTTACAGATAAATAATCTATTAACTTTGCCCATGGACTTAATTGAAGGTCAAAAGGCCTTGCGGGGTCACCAATTGATAAGTTTATTATTTTAATATTTGGCGCAGATGCAACTTCTTCACCATCGCCTTCAAATAATCTTTTAACTGCTCTATGTATAAGGTCGACTGGAAGTAGATTATCTGGGATATGTTCTGAATTGTTCATAAAATCATTAGGGTTAGGTTTTAAGATAGGCCGAACATAAATTTTTCTATTTAAAGGCAATGTTTGCGAGTCTAATTCTCCATGTATTATTAAAGACGCCATAGTTGTACCGTGAAATCTCTTACTAGCTTCATAATTTATCTCAAACTCATCTGGATCATCTATAATTATCCGATCTCTCAGCAGAGTGTGATTTTGTAAAGGTAATCCATCAAATAAAGCTATTACTGGAGGTTTTTCTGATAAAACTGAATTTTCAGATGATGTAGGTGCTTCTTCAACTATAAGTTCTGATGGTGCTATTACTGCTGACTGACCAACTGGTCGAAAGTACATTATAGAATCAGCTTTTATTAATTGAACATTTGAATCATTATTTAAACTTTGAAAGATAGTAATTGGTGCTTCTACTAGCAAAGCATGATAGGATATCTCCTCTATAATACTTTCAGCTAAGACTTCTCCATTTGCCTCTTTTATTAACTGTTTGATTTGAGTAGATGCTTCTATTCTTTTGCCGTTATTTTTCCTATACCATAATTCAATTTCAAATCTTATTAGAGTCTGGCCAAACTCAATCTTCTCTTCTAAAGCTTCCTTTAAACCTGTGTTATAAAAGCGGTCTTGTATTGACCATAATCTAAGATCTTTAAGTTGAGCAAATAAATCCCTCCATTTAGTTGTGCCGCGTTCAAAGCTTTCTTGATTTCGATATTTTTCCCATAGACTCTTTAGCTCGCTCATTGCAGTTTGATTAGACATTACAAGAAATAAGCGAGCTCCTAATTTTTTATCAACAATTTCGTCGTCTTGTGATGACATATAGAAATCTTCATCAGGATCAATAAACTCATCTATTTCAGCTAACCACTCTAAGCCATTGATATCTTTTACTGCATTTGTGAAGTTTTCTATACTTCCTACAGTCTCGAAGACTACTGCATATTCTGGAGTAACTCCCACTGTATTAGGTGTAACTGTACCTCGGTGATTAGCAAAAGCATCCTCAAGTTGTCTCAATTTAGGCAGTACACGACCTATTTGGTTAGCATGATCAGGGTATCTTATGTTTCCTCCTCTTCCTGGTGGTTTTTTTGATCTGTCAACTTCAACTGGTTTTGGGAATATTAACATTGGTTTATCATTCACCTTTTTCAGCCCCTGACTCTATATTGGAATATTGGAATTTTATACTTTCTAGTGATTTTCTTACGATGCTTTTTATATCGGAATTTGGAATTGACATAATATACTTCCTCTTTATATCTAGTCCAAATTCATTTAACTCCGAGTAACTTAACCCCTCTAAGCTCTTTAATAAGGTGTTTTTAGAATGTCCAAGATTAAATTTGTTCTCACTTTTGTACCTTTCTATCCACTGCTCAATTTGGTTTTTTGTAGGAAGTTTAATGTCCAGCTTTAATTGAAACCGTCTCCATACTGCTCTGTCTAAAAGTTCTGGATGATTTGTTGCTGTTACTACAACTACATGACTAGGGAGATTATCAATTTGTAGTAGTAATGAGCTTACCACTCGTTTAATCTCTCCCGTTTCTTGAGAATCCCCTCGCTCTTTACCTACTGTATCGAACTCATCGAAAAAAAGAACACATCGTTTAGTTTTAGCGAAATTAAAGAGTTCGTTTAACTTATTTGCTGTCTCTCCTAAGTAACTATCTACTAGGCCCTCATATCTTACAGTTATTAGAGGGACCATCAATTCGGTAGCTAGTGCTTCTGCAATGGATGTTTTCCCGTTTCCAGGAGGGCCTGCAAGCATTATTCTATTTCTTGGTTCTAAATTATAAGTTCTTAGTAGGTCGACTCTAAAATGTTCCTGAATCAAATCATGAAGGTTTTGTCTAACATTCTGATCTAGTATCAAAGAATCAAGCGTAAAAGTAGGAGTTTTTTCGTAATACAAATTCTGATTTCTGTGAAAATTCAAAGTATTTATACTACCATCTAGTCTTTTTTTTGTATTTTTTTGTAGAGCTTTTTCAAGTCTATCTGCTAATATAGTATGGTTTTTACTTTTTTCATCTACAATTAAAGCCTCTACAGATGTTTTAAAGAGTTCTTCATTTCCTTGTATTCCTGATTCAACAAGTTTTATGATTAAATCTGACCTTGCCAAATTCTCACCTCCTTAGATTTAATAAAGTTTGATTTAGACATTATTTTTAATGTTAGATAAGTATCATTATTTAAATATAGTCATCAAACGTAACAGATTGTGTACATTAAGTTTAATACAGTTTCCCCTCTGGAACGCCCCCATATTCACTAACACTGTAAAGTGTCTGCTAATAGTAAATATGTCTTTTTATATTCAACAAGACACATGGTTTCCAAAAAGTTAGAAGTATGCACGATAATACTTTATTCTAGCATATTAAAGCTGCTAGATAGACTGGAAAATGGAACAGCAGATTGTTATTATCTCCAACTAAAGATAATAAGTAATTTTCTTAATAAATCACTATCTAAAAGCATCTCTAAATTCTTTTATGATGTTGTTCAAGTTCTGAACTTGTTTAGGATTTAAATCATTAATTATCGATCTGTAGTTGTCTATAAATTGCAAGTTTAGCGAATCAGAATCATTATTGGAGTTATAGAATAAAGAATAACTAGGGACATTCAAACCAGTTAGAATCTTTTCCAAAGTATCAATGGAAAAATTCCTTTCGCCGCGTTCTACAGAACCAACATATGCATCATCCAGTCCTGAGAGTTCTGCAAGTTGCTGTTGTGTTAAACCCTTCGCCTTACGAATTGCTCTAATCCGTTCTCCTACCGAATTTCGTAATGTTGTCATATTAACCACCTCTCCTAAAGGTTAGGAGAGTATTGAAGTAATTAGCAGGGTTTTAAAGGCAGTAAAACATATTGAAAAAACTGCGATTAAGTACTATATTAGAATTATTGTACTACTTCTTTGTAGTTTCTAAAAGAAAATAAATAGGATACTTTATGCAAGGCATAAATGACTTGGTTTAATAGCCTAACGTAACCTATATAGAGGGAGGATCTTCTCTTTGCAAAAATCTATCCTAAAGTCACTCAAACCGGACATCATTGTTGAAATGTTGGACATGGCTGTGGCTTTTGAAAATTGGAATAAGTTGATGGAGAGGGCGGACATGTTATATCAATGTGTGCAGTCCATCCATGAAGAGAGGCAGGAGTATCGGTCAAAGGGAGTGCCTGCGCCACATATACACATCGAGCGGCCCTTGGTCTACTATTACGGGTTCAGTCACCTAATGCGGGGTATGGCTCACCAGAAGATGGGACAGGTAGATCAGGCGAGGGCATGTATCGATCTATATGCAGAACTGGGATGGATAGAGGATCTGGATGAGGTAGATATGCAGGTAGTACAGGAGTTCAGGCATAAGGCACGGGTGAATCGGTATGCTCTGGAGATTGAAGCCGGGCAGGTGCAACTGCTGGAGGAGTTTGTGAACTTTTTGCTTGAGCATCCGGAGGAATGGTTGGTGGGTCTGAAAGTGATTACGGAAGCGGCAGTGCGGCATAGATGGCAGATTGATCGGGTTTTACATATGTTTGAGGATCAGATACAGGGCGATGTCAGAGAAATGGATTCTTCAAACAACGGTGATGTGTACCATTACGTTTATCAGCGAGCTTTGTACGAACAGTGGATGGGAAGACCACAGGGGGCCGTGGAGTTCATTTTAAAGGCAATCAGGTTAGCGCATAAGCTAGGGATGGATCGGTATGTTATAAGGTGCATAGCATTGTTGGAATCATTGCGGGAAGAGGCTACAGAGGAGCAGATTGGGCGGTATCGGGTGATGTTGGAGGAAGTGAAGTAAGAAAGGTATTTACTGAAACTGGTAGGATATGCCTTGAAGTGGGTATATGCATATAGGACCATAGCACCGATGAGGAGCACAGCTTGTGTTTTTAACTTGGTGAAATCAGGATGTTAGCCGGATAGTTTACATATTACACTTCTGCTAACATAGGATAATCCTATTTCGAATGAGCGGAGAAACGTTATGAGTACAATCAAAGTTACCCCTGAACAACTACATCACGTATCGAATCAGGTGGATCAAGCCAGACAACAGTTGGAGAATATTCGAAGTGATCTGACGAGACAGATCATGTTCGTTCAGGCGATGTGGATGGGCGCGACGCAGGAGCGATTTTACTATGAGTTCGAGCAGTCACGACCTATACTGGATAAAGCGTTGGAGAGTATGGTCAATACATCGAAGGAATTGAAGGATATCGCCACGCGATTCCAAGATGCAGATGCTCAGAAGGGAAGTCTGGGTGGTGCGTTTGGAGCAGTCGGTGCCGCAGCTATGATGACCAAATCATCAGGTGATTCCGGTTCGGGTGACAAGGGCTATCGGATGGCTTATAACGCGATGCTTGGTAAAATGATGCCTGTGAACGAGAAAGGTGTTACGGATCAGGCTGCCCTTCAGGCTTATGAGAGGGATCAGGGACATCTGGATTTTAATCGTATGCAAGCTGTGAACGTTGAACCGCCTGGGGAAGATATTTTTGCGTTACAGATCAAGGCATTTGAGATGGGGATTCATCCTACGACGGGCGAGCCTGTATCAGATAAGTATGCTCAGATGATGGTGACCTCTCTGAAGTTTAGTCAGATATTCATGGCGATTCAAATGGTTCGCGGGAGTATGCCGGGCAGTAAAGGTCCGTTTCGATTGCCTGCTTCTAATCCTGCTGTGGTGAAGATTAAGCAGCATATTGAGGCTGCTAAGGCTAAATCAGGTAAAAGCCATGTCGGAACTTCTAATGGAAAAAGTGAAACTAATAAGAAATTCTCTGATATGAATTCAGATGAACAATTAGCTATTTCGAAAAGATATGCACAAACTGCTCCAATAGAGATTCCTGAAAGTGCGAATATGAAAGCTAAATCAATGAATGATGGTTACGAACAGATAACATACAAATGGAATGATGGGACATATAAGTATGAGGTTAGGTGGCACACTAGGACATCTGGTGCTCCTATTGATCAAGGAAACACCTGGGTAATTCAAAGGACAATTCCAGGTAGTGGAGGTAGTAAGCCACAGTCTTTTTACAAGATTGGAGAGAACGAGTGGGTTGAGGGATACAAGTGGTATGATGCAATTGCTGCAAGAAAAACAGGTACTGCCACACCGGAACAAGTCCGGATTTTAGATCAAGGACATTGGAAGGAGTAATACGATGAAAGAAGAAAAAGTTAATGACGTTTATTATGTGGGATACGAGGGACAACCGGAAATACTAATTTTATTTGAAAACTCTACGGAGAAAAATATTCTAAAAATGTGGAATGGATATTTTGAGACATTATTGGATTTTAT
Protein-coding sequences here:
- a CDS encoding S8 family peptidase produces the protein MNDKPMLIFPKPVEVDRSKKPPGRGGNIRYPDHANQIGRVLPKLRQLEDAFANHRGTVTPNTVGVTPEYAVVFETVGSIENFTNAVKDINGLEWLAEIDEFIDPDEDFYMSSQDDEIVDKKLGARLFLVMSNQTAMSELKSLWEKYRNQESFERGTTKWRDLFAQLKDLRLWSIQDRFYNTGLKEALEEKIEFGQTLIRFEIELWYRKNNGKRIEASTQIKQLIKEANGEVLAESIIEEISYHALLVEAPITIFQSLNNDSNVQLIKADSIMYFRPVGQSAVIAPSELIVEEAPTSSENSVLSEKPPVIALFDGLPLQNHTLLRDRIIIDDPDEFEINYEASKRFHGTTMASLIIHGELDSQTLPLNRKIYVRPILKPNPNDFMNNSEHIPDNLLPVDLIHRAVKRLFEGDGEEVASAPNIKIINLSIGDPARPFDLQLSPWAKLIDYLSVKYKVLFLISAGNYPKSILLDVPRDEFSGIKNDPIIAEKVVKSIAENVIERRILSPSESINSLCIGASHKDSSIIKNMGTRIDVFSSEEVMSPYSRVGLGFRNSIKPDILLSGGKQLFTENILGSNGFALLDVNSSSLAPGHKVAYPGDSGNTNEVIYTRGTSNATALATRFAGEIYEVLEDLLSSLPDKEEILTEFGALFIKTLLVHGAQWNNAYQFYKNILQLPRETKFRDKKLPRYVGYGFVNQYKILNASDQKVTLLGYSKIKKENGQLFEIPLPPSLSRRVDKGD
- a CDS encoding helix-turn-helix transcriptional regulator, coding for MTTLRNSVGERIRAIRKAKGLTQQQLAELSGLDDAYVGSVERGERNFSIDTLEKILTGLNVPSYSLFYNSNNDSDSLNLQFIDNYRSIINDLNPKQVQNLNNIIKEFRDAFR
- a CDS encoding ATP-binding protein, whose translation is MARSDLIIKLVESGIQGNEELFKTSVEALIVDEKSKNHTILADRLEKALQKNTKKRLDGSINTLNFHRNQNLYYEKTPTFTLDSLILDQNVRQNLHDLIQEHFRVDLLRTYNLEPRNRIMLAGPPGNGKTSIAEALATELMVPLITVRYEGLVDSYLGETANKLNELFNFAKTKRCVLFFDEFDTVGKERGDSQETGEIKRVVSSLLLQIDNLPSHVVVVTATNHPELLDRAVWRRFQLKLDIKLPTKNQIEQWIERYKSENKFNLGHSKNTLLKSLEGLSYSELNEFGLDIKRKYIMSIPNSDIKSIVRKSLESIKFQYSNIESGAEKGE
- a CDS encoding DNA-binding protein, with product MQKSILKSLKPDIIVEMLDMAVAFENWNKLMERADMLYQCVQSIHEERQEYRSKGVPAPHIHIERPLVYYYGFSHLMRGMAHQKMGQVDQARACIDLYAELGWIEDLDEVDMQVVQEFRHKARVNRYALEIEAGQVQLLEEFVNFLLEHPEEWLVGLKVITEAAVRHRWQIDRVLHMFEDQIQGDVREMDSSNNGDVYHYVYQRALYEQWMGRPQGAVEFILKAIRLAHKLGMDRYVIRCIALLESLREEATEEQIGRYRVMLEEVK
- a CDS encoding WXG100 family type VII secretion target is translated as MSTIKVTPEQLHHVSNQVDQARQQLENIRSDLTRQIMFVQAMWMGATQERFYYEFEQSRPILDKALESMVNTSKELKDIATRFQDADAQKGSLGGAFGAVGAAAMMTKSSGDSGSGDKGYRMAYNAMLGKMMPVNEKGVTDQAALQAYERDQGHLDFNRMQAVNVEPPGEDIFALQIKAFEMGIHPTTGEPVSDKYAQMMVTSLKFSQIFMAIQMVRGSMPGSKGPFRLPASNPAVVKIKQHIEAAKAKSGKSHVGTSNGKSETNKKFSDMNSDEQLAISKRYAQTAPIEIPESANMKAKSMNDGYEQITYKWNDGTYKYEVRWHTRTSGAPIDQGNTWVIQRTIPGSGGSKPQSFYKIGENEWVEGYKWYDAIAARKTGTATPEQVRILDQGHWKE